DNA sequence from the Nicotiana tomentosiformis chromosome 3, ASM39032v3, whole genome shotgun sequence genome:
AGAACAGTTAATTTTAAATTTTCTATTCAACGAATGAAATTAGctactaaaataaataaaacgaaaaGGTAAGGAGACTATTTATCATATTCTTATCTTAAAACATCGAGTATTAAGTTagttcttgtttttctttttataaatTGCCCGTAAAGTTAGATcaagagtaaataatttaggaaataTAAAATTCAGGGAAAGAAAGTAGCTTGAGTCCCAAGCTCGCGTAACCTTCCCCCACATATCAACACTTTTTTCCCTCTGTAGTAAATTTATTTCCTAAATTTTCTCTGTTGGAATTAACCTGATCAGATATAAATAGCCCACTAAGCATTCACGTTAGTTAGCTTCCAAGCCATTCGTTTAGGGTTTACTTTCATTGTTCTTGTCTTCGAACTTCGAGAGAAACAATAGTTCTTCTCTTTGGGTTTTGCGGTAGTTACTTGTCTCACTCTTGGGTTGATTCTCCATACACAAGAAAAAGCCATGTCGATGCTACCAGCTGCACGCCGGCGTATTATGGGTGTTCGGTTTCACCCAACTGATGCAGAGTTGATCAACTTTCTGAAAAGATTTCTAAAGGGCGAGACTTTGTCGAGTGAATACCCTTTCCAACATGCGGATATTTATGGAGATCGGCCACCATGGGAGATATTTGGAGCTGATTCTAATTCTGAAGAGAAAGTTCGCTATTTTTTTACTCGGTTGAAGAAGCAGAAGAGCGAGCATACAAGGGTTCATCGAACTTGCGCCAACGGGACATGGAAATGCCAAACAGGTATTGTTCCTATCACGAATGGTAAGGGAACTGTGGTGGGGTTTAGAAGAAATTTCAAGTTTCATTGTAGAAGTAAACAACGAGAGCATAACAAAATTTGGCTAGAGTATTTCGTCGGGGATGATTTCTTTAGAGAAAATAATATTCCTAAGGAGAATATTGTTGTGTGCCGAATCAAGAAGAATATAAGAGAGAAAATAGTGAGGGATGATGCAGTTTCTATGGATGAACAAGAGCTCGCTCAAATAATCAAAGCTATGTTGCATGGACCTGATGATGACTACTGCACATTGCAACCGGCGACAGTTTGTCAAGGGAACGAGACTCACAATGAGTTCATTGAAAATACAATGTTGCATGCAGAATATGCGCCAGATGATTATTTGAGTGGACTGAATTACCAGAATAGCCAATTGTTGATTAATAGTGATGAAGGAAATCAAGTTACCATATGGGGGAACCAAAATAATATGATGGCCATGCTTACAGAGGATGCAACTACAAATTTGACTACCTTGGAACAAGAAGCATATGATCAACTTTTGACTGCTGAGATTGAGCAAGGCCACGGAGCTGATCATCAGACAAATAACAGCGAATTCTGGGAAGCGATGAATGGAATATTGGAAGGCGTTAATATTGATGTTCCTTATGATTGGTTGCATGATCTCTGAAATCACTTCTACCTGCAGATGATTGGTCGCGCAACTTCTAGTAGATAGGAGACGTGAAAAAAGTTAGCATTTGAAGAGAAACTCGTGCATGTTGAAATCATTCTCTTTTGTGATGATAATATTTTCtgtttatttttttcaattcccAATAGCGAGTTCAGAAACGTACTCTTTGGTATGTACATTGTTGGTGCATTTCTTGTAGGAAAAGCAAAAAACTTagtaaaagaaatacaacttgtGATTGTGTCTTCTTTTTTTGTCATAGATTCTTATCTATTGTAAAAGACTGCAGTCGTCAATACTAACTATATTTGGAAGGAAGTGGATGTTTAGGTTTTTCCcaaaagaaattattttctccTCATAAATAAAGGTTAAAGCAGAGAAAGAGACAGTTAACATATGCATCAATTCTATTGCATGAATTATACAGCAGTAGAATACTTCATCTTTTTCCTTCTCATTGTTCCGTTTTCCTCCCAATATAAGTGGAGTAATATGTTCCATCACGGCTGTACATGTGCAATTCAAAATCTTAATCAAAACTAGCAAGCAGATTGTGTTATCGAACTTATGTGTGGTGTTAGCACAAACAATAAGTAATTTAATTCCTTCTCTATGGAAATTGGAGAGTTCCAATTCTTGGTTTAGAGGTAATAGAAAGGATAATATTTCCATTATTGTGGTAGCAAAAGAATGGATTTAGTTGCCTAAATAGCTTACAAAGCTATATGGAAAAAGGTTGAATAGGTACAATTCCAGCTCCTATTTTCCTTCTTCGTGGCCCTAACTGCTTCACATAGTTCTCTCTAAAGCAAGTATGACTAATCTCATGGATATCAAAACTTAAAAGCGTCTTCTTTCCCTTGTTACCCATTTTATCGCGGGTTGTACATTGAGGGTAGaaacatatacctcaaagttgttcaTATAAAGttactcaagctccaaaagaaaatagtaaaaaaaaaagaaaaaaaaagggagagaataatatgtgtatatataaatatggagtcttgagaagattagagaggtactttaaggtggttctatgttgTTAACTAGATGCCAATAAGGGCGATGTGttttaaaaagaagcaaagtgcaaaaagaaagacaaatgtgagtagtgttcaaggagggtgtagtcacttgtatcccaaatgcttatcctacccttccctaaACCTACATTACAAGCTAAAAAAGTCCTTGTGGGATCTCCAAACGAATGTTCTTGAATATgcggcgaattaaaataagggcaagtttatggcatgatattttgtaacGCTTGAAAgtgttgagagtgagtgtctttgtgcatttgtcccttgtgttgttattgtaaatatggtgattttgggactttctttcttgtgagggcaTATGAATTAGGATGGATTGGTGATATTGATGTATCCCGAAAtgagtaaattgagcatatgtagtagactagtgcttttgagtcacttcttgagattttttgttgtcacttgattattttgGAACTCCTTTGCATTTCTTAAAGTTGATTTTGAATGAGGGAGTTGTTTGGTTGagattcacatgcttgagcctaattattagtaccaacaAAATCCATAAGTATGGTGATTAATTAGAGAATATAATTTGTTTAGGATAGCATTGCCATTTATGCTTTAAATGGTAGAACCTCActgaattgttggttttgatttgctttaggacaagcaaaagctttaagttgggggtgttgatgaggggtgattttaccactcattccaatctcttttctttagattttgcgtcctttaattataatgtgaggttgtttatggtgtgtattgctatattttcaagtaaatgaTGCCACGAAGAGACTTGAATTCAAGTGAAGCGGAATTGAGCAAAATCGAGTACAAAAGTGCAAAATCCTTCAGTGATTCCACATCT
Encoded proteins:
- the LOC138908430 gene encoding protein ATAF2-like, which translates into the protein MSMLPAARRRIMGVRFHPTDAELINFLKRFLKGETLSSEYPFQHADIYGDRPPWEIFGADSNSEEKVRYFFTRLKKQKSEHTRVHRTCANGTWKCQTGIVPITNGKGTVVGFRRNFKFHCRSKQREHNKIWLEYFVGDDFFRENNIPKENIVVCRIKKNIREKIVRDDAVSMDEQELAQIIKAMLHGPDDDYCTLQPATVCQGNETHNEFIENTMLHAEYAPDDYLSGLNYQNSQLLINSDEGNQVTIWGNQNNMMAMLTEDATTNLTTLEQEAYDQLLTAEIEQGHGADHQTNNSEFWEAMNGILEGVNIDVPYDWLHDL